TGCACCGGCCAAGGCGGCAGCGGTGCCAGATCGGGTTCAATAAAACAGGTACGCGCCGCCGGCAAGGCCAGAAGCGCCGCCGAATAATAAGGTGCCAGCGCAGACTTGCTGCTTTCCAGCAGCGGCGCCGCACGCAACTCAAAGCGGCGCCAGGCACGCTGCCAGCGGTCGGCATCGGTCTGTGCTTCGGGCATCTGTTCGGCAATCAGCCGCAGCAGTGCTTCGGTGATGGTGACATGGAATTTGTCTTCCGCGCCCAGGTGCCTCACATACGCCTTGAGCGCGTAACGGAAGCGCTCCGCACCAACCTTCGTCCCGAACTGGTACATCGCCGCCCAAGCCGAGAAAACATGGGCGCGATGATCGAATGCATGCGCCGCCAGTCGCCCACTTTCCAGCGCGCCCAGTACATCGGGCAGGTCGGGAAAGCGTTGGGGTTGAGGGGTACTGGTCAGAGTCTGGGGCGCCATATTCGGGGATTTCAGCCTGCGCAGTCAGGCGATGGGGCTTCGCGTCGGGAGTAGCCGGATATTCTAAGCCAGCGCTGTGCGGCGCCGTTTTATATCTGCAGTGTCCTGCCCGCCTGAACGGAGCGCGGTCCGGTGCTCAGGTAAAATGTGCACCAATCCCATTCCGGCGGAGCCGCCATGCAGCCCGAGCTTTCCCCTCTTGGCAAAACCAGCGCCTATATCGAGCAATACGATCCCGGCCTCCTGTTCCCGATTCCCCGTATCGTGAAGCGCGACGAGATCGGCGTACCGGCACAACTGCCCTTTTTCGGCACCGACTTCTGGAATGCCTATGAATTGTCGTGGCTCAACGCGCGTGGCAAGCCGCAGGTTGCGCTGGCCAGCTTCATGGTGCCGGCCGACACGCCCAATATCATCGAGTCCAAAAGTCTCAAGCTGTATCTGAACTCCTACAACCAGACACGGCTGGACGATGCGGCCACGGTGCGCCAGCGTATCCAGCAGGATCTGAGTGCGGCAGCGGGTGGGCATGTGGCTGTGCGCCTGGTCCTGCCCGACGCCTTTGCCAGCGAGCGCTTTGCCGAACCCGATGGCTTCTGCCTCGACACCATGGATATCGAGGTCGATCGCTACCAGCCCGCCCCGGCCTTGCTGAGCACACTG
The nucleotide sequence above comes from Chitinimonas sp. BJYL2. Encoded proteins:
- the queF gene encoding NADPH-dependent 7-cyano-7-deazaguanine reductase QueF (Catalyzes the NADPH-dependent reduction of 7-cyano-7-deazaguanine (preQ0) to 7-aminomethyl-7-deazaguanine (preQ1) in queuosine biosynthesis); amino-acid sequence: MQPELSPLGKTSAYIEQYDPGLLFPIPRIVKRDEIGVPAQLPFFGTDFWNAYELSWLNARGKPQVALASFMVPADTPNIIESKSLKLYLNSYNQTRLDDAATVRQRIQQDLSAAAGGHVAVRLVLPDAFASERFAEPDGFCLDTMDIEVDRYQPAPALLSTLDEPAIEETLFSNLLKSNCLVTGQPDWASVQIRYRGAPIHREGLLRYLISFRQHNEFHEQCVERIFMDISRQCRPQALSVYARYTRRGGLDINPFRTSHTQAAPANLRTARQ